Below is a window of Verrucomicrobiia bacterium DNA.
CTGCGCGTCTGGTGGCCGTCGCCCCAAATCGAGATGGAAAGATTCCCCGTGTCGATGGCCCGGATGACCTTGCGGCAAATGGCGGCGGGGGCTTTCTCACGGCCGCCGTCCCAGGTGCCCCAGGGGCCATAGACATTGTGGAACCGGGCGATGGCCGTCTTGAGGCCGCGTTCGGCCCAGTATTCCTGGCAAAACATCTCCGACATTAGTTTCTCCCAACCGTAGCCCCGTTCGGCCATCGCCGGGTAAGCATCGGCCTCTTTCAACGCGCGGACGTTCGCGTCCTGCTGGAGTTGGGTATTATACGCGCAGGCTGACGAGGAGAAGAAATACCGGCGCGCCCCTGCGCGATAAGCGGCCTCGATCATTTGGGTATTGATGAGGATGCTGCGCAGGCATTCGACCCGGAACCGCTCGATAAACCCCATGCCGCCCATATCGGCCGCGAGGTTATACACCTCGACGGCGCCCTCACAGGCGCGGTGGCAATTCTCCTCGCGGCTCAAGTCCATGGTGAGCGATTCGACCCCTGGAACCCGTTGGTACCATTCCGGCAAGGGTTTCTTATCCACGCCCCGAATCCGGGTAAAGCCTTTGGAGCGAAAATAGCGCGCCAGGGCGCCGCCGATGAATCCACCGGCCCCGCCGATGACAATCAAATCTTCCTTGTTCAGTTTGGGGTCTTTTTCAATTAATCGATGTTGTTCCATAAATCTTGTCCGCAGAGCCGGTGCAGGCAAAGGGTTTCATTCGAGGCCGCTGGTTTGGCAGGGAATTGTCCTTGGACCGGGG
It encodes the following:
- a CDS encoding NAD-dependent epimerase/dehydratase family protein encodes the protein MEQHRLIEKDPKLNKEDLIVIGGAGGFIGGALARYFRSKGFTRIRGVDKKPLPEWYQRVPGVESLTMDLSREENCHRACEGAVEVYNLAADMGGMGFIERFRVECLRSILINTQMIEAAYRAGARRYFFSSSACAYNTQLQQDANVRALKEADAYPAMAERGYGWEKLMSEMFCQEYWAERGLKTAIARFHNVYGPWGTWDGGREKAPAAICRKVIRAIDTGNLSISIWGDGHQTRSFMFIDDCTLGIDMIMHCDDLIATPINLGSSELVSINDLVSKVERIAGVKLKREYDLNAPRGVAGRNSDNTFIKKVLCWEPNTTLDDGLHATYKWINERYQARKKGQRVVE